From Desulfonatronovibrio magnus:
GAGTTTTGACTTTCTCTTATGCCGACTGTCACTATTTTCAAAAAAGACTGTTCCGTAAGGTAACTCACAGGTTTGGTATAAGTACGTCCTGATGGAGCAATTATAAACGAGGTATAATATGATAAATAAAACACTCCTTGCAGGCTTTATCTGCTTTGCACTATTTTTGACTGCTTTTTTTGTTTCCGGTCAGTCCATGATCTATTTCAATGCAACTGCTTTTCTTGTTGTTGTTTCAGGCACCATAGGAGCAGGCATGATGAGTTTTGGACCTGGAAAATTCATGCAGGCCATAAATTATGCAATGAGAGCTTATCAGGAAGATCAGACAAGACTGAGACGGCTTGTAGATGTACTCATGAGTCTTGGGCATTTGCACCGCAGACATGGCGTTGTCAGCCCTGACAGTGTTGTTGATGTTAATATGAAGGCCTCAAGAGGATTGGAACTTATTAAGGATGGCTACAGTGAAAATGAGATCAGAGAAATAATCAGTTCTGAAGCCCGAGCTGAAAGGATAAGCAGGCAGGAGCTGGAAAGAGTTTTCAGAAGTATGGCTAACTACTCACCGTCTTTTGGAGTTGCCGGCAGTGTCATAGGTCTTGTTGGACTGCTCATGGGTATGGAAGAAACAAGCCTGATACTCAAAAGTATTCCCATAACACTGGTTTCAACTCTTTATGGCATTGTGCTGGCG
This genomic window contains:
- a CDS encoding motility protein A, encoding MINKTLLAGFICFALFLTAFFVSGQSMIYFNATAFLVVVSGTIGAGMMSFGPGKFMQAINYAMRAYQEDQTRLRRLVDVLMSLGHLHRRHGVVSPDSVVDVNMKASRGLELIKDGYSENEIREIISSEARAERISRQELERVFRSMANYSPSFGVAGSVIGLVGLLMGMEETSLILKSIPITLVSTLYGIVLANFLLLPVAEKMRQENDMETKESEMILCAMVGMRRNVDFLKLQRMLNSMVSDPQSRVEDSGAFRRISARLKTENAG